One Desulfobacterales bacterium DNA segment encodes these proteins:
- a CDS encoding YebC/PmpR family DNA-binding transcriptional regulator — translation MSGHSKWSTIKRKKGAADAKRGRIFTRLIKEITVAARMGGGDPDGNPRLRSAIAAAKSDNMPKDNIERAIKKGTGELEGAVYEEITYEGYGPGGIAVLVDCMTDNRNRTVADIRHYFSKSGGNLGESGCVSWMFDKKGSLLVDKATISEEALMDAALEAGAEDVVEEENEFQVLTAAEEFDAVREALEAGGISFVETAVLMIPKNTVEVTDEKTARRILRLLEKLEDHDDVQGVSANFDIPDELMEAVS, via the coding sequence GTGTCAGGACATTCGAAGTGGAGTACGATCAAACGGAAAAAAGGCGCGGCCGATGCCAAGCGGGGCAGGATATTTACCAGGCTGATCAAGGAGATCACCGTGGCCGCCCGGATGGGTGGCGGTGATCCGGACGGCAATCCCCGGCTGCGTTCGGCCATTGCCGCGGCCAAGTCCGACAACATGCCCAAGGATAATATTGAACGGGCGATCAAGAAGGGCACCGGCGAGTTGGAAGGGGCGGTCTATGAGGAGATCACCTACGAGGGTTACGGGCCCGGCGGCATCGCGGTGCTGGTCGACTGCATGACCGACAACCGCAACCGGACCGTGGCCGATATCCGCCACTATTTCAGCAAGAGCGGCGGCAACCTCGGTGAGTCGGGCTGCGTCTCCTGGATGTTTGATAAAAAAGGGTCCCTGCTGGTGGACAAGGCGACAATCTCCGAGGAGGCACTCATGGACGCGGCCCTGGAGGCCGGGGCCGAGGATGTGGTCGAGGAGGAGAACGAGTTCCAGGTGCTCACCGCGGCCGAGGAGTTCGACGCGGTGCGGGAGGCCCTGGAGGCCGGCGGGATTTCGTTTGTCGAGACCGCGGTGTTGATGATCCCCAAGAATACCGTGGAGGTCACCGACGAGAAGACGGCCCGGCGGATTCTGCGCCTGCTGGAGAAGCTGGAGGATCATGACGATGTCCAGGGCGTGTCCGCCAATTTCGATATCCCGGACGAGTTGATGGAGGCGGTATCGTAG
- a CDS encoding RlmE family RNA methyltransferase, with translation MARKTQDYYFKKARKENYPSRSVYKLEEVQQKYGLLRRGDSVLDLGCHPGSWALYTAKIVGVQGLVVGVDLKPGRPIQGAGAGIIRLCVDIMVPEALAGIRAVRSRFRVVLSDMAPATSGNKWVDQQKSLGLARQTLEIVHALLDHGGNYFVKVFQGEDFQEFVAEVRSFFKTVKVVKPKSSRTESREVYVLGLGYQRPDPERTAAAAGQVE, from the coding sequence ATGGCGCGTAAGACCCAGGATTATTATTTCAAAAAGGCCAGAAAGGAGAACTATCCGTCCCGGTCGGTCTATAAGCTGGAGGAGGTCCAGCAGAAGTACGGACTGCTGCGCCGGGGCGACAGCGTTCTCGACCTGGGCTGTCATCCGGGCAGCTGGGCCCTGTACACGGCCAAGATCGTGGGGGTGCAGGGCCTGGTGGTGGGGGTGGACCTCAAGCCGGGCCGGCCGATCCAGGGGGCCGGGGCCGGGATAATCAGGCTCTGCGTTGATATCATGGTCCCGGAGGCTCTGGCCGGGATCCGCGCGGTCCGGTCCCGGTTCCGGGTGGTGTTGAGCGATATGGCCCCGGCCACCAGCGGCAACAAGTGGGTCGACCAGCAGAAGTCCCTGGGGTTGGCCCGGCAGACCCTGGAGATTGTCCATGCGCTGCTCGACCATGGTGGAAATTATTTTGTCAAGGTTTTCCAGGGCGAGGATTTCCAGGAGTTCGTTGCAGAGGTGCGCTCATTTTTTAAAACGGTTAAGGTGGTGAAACCCAAAAGCTCCCGCACCGAGAGCCGGGAGGTCTATGTCTTGGGGCTCGGATATCAGAGGCCGGATCCGGAGAGAACGGCTGCCGCGGCTGGACAGGTCGAATAG
- the ruvB gene encoding Holliday junction branch migration DNA helicase RuvB — MNHEERIVSTEPVEEDFVDYSLRPRTLAQYIGQEQVKANLAVFIQAARDRNEALDHVLFHGFPGLGKTTMAYIIANEMGSNIKVTSGPVIERPGDLAAILTSLEEGNVLFIDEIHRLNHVVEEILYPAMEDYQLDLVIGQGPGARSVKMDLPRFTLVGATTRTGLLTPPLRDRFGVVLRLEFYSTEELVTIIKRSAALLGVEIDRDGARELGRRSRGTPRIANRLLKRVRDFAEVRGSGVITAEIADNALAMLGVDRQGLDDMDRRIMLTIIDKYQGGPIGLDTLATAVCEEKNTLEDVYEPFLIQSGYIVRTSRGRMATKGAYEHFDRPYRVKEEQPGLF; from the coding sequence ATGAACCACGAGGAGAGGATTGTCAGCACCGAGCCGGTGGAAGAGGATTTTGTCGATTACAGTCTCCGGCCCCGGACCCTGGCCCAATATATCGGCCAGGAGCAGGTCAAGGCCAACCTGGCGGTCTTTATCCAGGCGGCCCGGGACCGCAACGAGGCCCTGGACCATGTGCTGTTCCACGGTTTTCCCGGACTGGGCAAGACCACCATGGCCTATATCATTGCCAATGAGATGGGCTCGAACATCAAGGTGACCTCCGGGCCGGTGATCGAACGGCCCGGGGATCTGGCCGCCATCCTCACCAGCCTGGAGGAAGGCAATGTGCTGTTCATCGATGAGATCCATCGGCTGAACCACGTGGTCGAGGAGATCCTTTATCCGGCCATGGAGGATTATCAACTGGATCTGGTGATCGGCCAGGGTCCGGGGGCGCGGTCGGTGAAGATGGATCTGCCCAGGTTCACCCTGGTCGGGGCCACCACCCGCACCGGGCTGTTGACCCCGCCCCTGCGCGACCGGTTCGGGGTGGTCCTGCGGCTTGAGTTTTACTCCACCGAGGAACTGGTGACCATTATCAAACGGTCGGCGGCCCTGCTGGGGGTGGAGATAGACAGGGACGGGGCCCGGGAACTGGGCCGGCGTTCCCGGGGCACGCCGCGGATCGCCAACCGCTTGCTGAAACGGGTGCGGGATTTTGCCGAGGTGCGCGGCAGCGGGGTGATCACCGCGGAGATCGCCGACAATGCCCTGGCCATGCTCGGCGTGGACCGGCAGGGGCTGGACGATATGGACCGGCGGATCATGCTCACCATCATCGACAAGTACCAGGGCGGCCCCATCGGCCTTGATACCCTGGCCACCGCGGTCTGTGAGGAAAAGAACACCCTGGAGGACGTGTATGAGCCCTTTCTCATCCAGTCGGGCTACATTGTCCGCACATCCCGGGGCCGGATGGCGACCAAGGGCGCCTATGAGCATTTTGACCGGCCTTACCGGGTCAAAGAGGAACAGCCGGGACTTTTTTAA
- the ruvA gene encoding Holliday junction branch migration protein RuvA: protein MIACLKGELFRKEPNRAIIDVGGVGYEVFLSLTSGERLPGVGSEVFVHIHTSVREDAITLYGFWEQEEKEMFLLLTSVSGIGPKLALNILSGITATGLGRAISARDLKRLTALSGVGKKTAARLCVELKDKVGFAIGDDDISFLDGGDPAAAPESTVSSDVISGLINLGYPPARAQQALAAVRHRIPPEELAGMRVEQLLRETLRSLA from the coding sequence ATGATTGCCTGTCTGAAGGGTGAACTGTTCCGCAAGGAACCGAACCGGGCCATTATCGATGTGGGCGGGGTGGGCTATGAGGTCTTTCTGTCGCTCACCAGCGGCGAACGGTTGCCCGGCGTGGGTTCCGAGGTCTTTGTTCATATCCATACCAGTGTGCGCGAGGACGCCATCACCCTGTACGGCTTCTGGGAGCAGGAGGAAAAGGAGATGTTTCTCCTGCTTACCTCGGTGTCCGGGATCGGGCCCAAGCTGGCCCTGAATATCCTCTCCGGGATCACTGCCACCGGGCTGGGCCGGGCCATCTCGGCCAGGGACCTCAAGCGGCTCACCGCCCTTTCCGGGGTTGGCAAGAAGACCGCGGCCCGGCTCTGTGTCGAGCTGAAGGACAAGGTCGGTTTTGCGATTGGTGATGATGATATCTCCTTTCTGGACGGGGGCGACCCGGCGGCCGCGCCGGAGTCCACGGTGAGTTCCGACGTGATCTCCGGGTTGATCAACCTGGGCTATCCGCCGGCCCGGGCCCAGCAGGCCCTGGCCGCGGTGCGCCATCGGATACCGCCCGAGGAGCTTGCCGGGATGCGGGTTGAGCAGTTGTTGCGCGAGACATTGAGGTCGTTGGCATGA
- the ruvC gene encoding crossover junction endodeoxyribonuclease RuvC, with amino-acid sequence MHIQRKKDRPEEQRILGVDPGSRVTGYGVIAKQGQQLRLIACGVIKGHARDSLPERLRLIHDGLCEVIREHGPEAAAVEDLFVAINPCSALKLGHARGVAVLAAVQQGLEVHDYTPRMVKQAVVGYGQADKLQVQQMVRVLLRLTSLPGQDAADALAVAICHANRAVIANLL; translated from the coding sequence ATGCATATCCAGAGAAAAAAGGACAGGCCGGAAGAGCAGCGGATCCTCGGAGTGGATCCCGGTTCCCGGGTCACTGGCTACGGGGTGATTGCCAAACAGGGCCAGCAGCTGCGATTGATTGCCTGCGGGGTGATCAAGGGCCATGCCCGCGATTCCCTGCCGGAGCGGCTCAGGCTTATCCACGACGGCCTCTGCGAGGTGATCCGCGAACACGGCCCGGAGGCGGCCGCGGTTGAGGATCTGTTCGTGGCGATCAACCCCTGTTCGGCGTTGAAACTGGGGCATGCCCGCGGGGTGGCGGTCCTGGCCGCGGTGCAGCAGGGACTTGAAGTCCATGACTACACCCCGCGGATGGTGAAGCAGGCGGTGGTCGGCTACGGCCAGGCCGACAAGCTCCAGGTGCAGCAGATGGTCCGGGTGCTTCTGCGGCTTACCAGCCTGCCTGGCCAGGATGCCGCCGATGCCCTGGCCGTGGCCATCTGTCACGCCAACCGGGCGGTGATTGCCAATTTGTTGTAA